A stretch of the Macaca mulatta isolate MMU2019108-1 chromosome 16, T2T-MMU8v2.0, whole genome shotgun sequence genome encodes the following:
- the ARRB2 gene encoding beta-arrestin-2 isoform X16 yields the protein MGEKPGTRVFKKSSPNCKLTVYLGKRDFVDHLDKVDPVDGVVLVDPDYLKDRKVFVTLTCAFRYGREDLDVLGLSFRKDLFIATYQAFPPVPNPPRPATRLQDRLLRKLGQHAHPFFFTIPQNLPCSVTLQPGPEDTGKACGVDFEIRAFCAKSLEEKSHKRNSVRLVIRKVQFAPEKPGPQPSAETTRHFLMSDRSLHLEASLDKELYYHGEPLNVNVHVTNNSTKTVKKIKVSVRQYADICLFSTAQYKCPVAQLEQDDQREGGCQQGGAGNPGVLQGQGEAGGVSRRGCVCGAAFCSYAPQAPRPHPPPQTPVSRSGDRRPRGHQPH from the exons ATGGGGGAGAAACCCGGGACCAG GGTCTTCAAGAAGTCGAGCCCTAACTGCAAG CTCACCGTGTACTTGGGCAAGCGGGACTTCGTAGATCACCTGGACAAGGTGGACCCTGTAG ATGGCGTGGTGCTTGTGGACCCTGACTACCTGAAGGACCGCAAAG TGTTTGTGACCCTCACCTGCGCCTTCCGCTATGGCCGTGAAGACCTGGATGTGCTGGGCTTGTCCTTCCGTAAAGACCTGTTCATCGCCACCTACCAGGCCTTCCCCCCGGTGCCCAACCCGCCCCGGCCTGCCACCCGCCTGCAGGACCGGCTGCTGAGGAAGCTTGGCCAGCATGCACACCCCTTCTTCTTCACC ATACCCCAGAATCTTCCATGCTCTGTCACACTGCAGCCAGGACCAGAGGACACAGGGAAG GCCTGCGGCGTAGACTTTGAGATTCGAGCCTTCTGTGCTAAATCACTAGAGGAGAAAAGCCACAAAAG gaaCTCTGTGCGACTGGTGATCCGAAAGGTGCAGTTTGCCCCAGAGAAACCCGGCCCCCAGCCTTCAGCAGAAACCACACGCCACTTCCTCATGTCTGACCGGTCCCTGCACCTCGAGGCTTCCCTGGACAAGGAG CTGTACTACCATGGGGAGCCCCTCAATGTAAATGTCCACGTCACCAACAACTCCACCAAGACCGTCAAGAAGATCAAAGTCTCTG TGAGACAGTACGCCGACATCTGCCTCTTCAGCACCGCCCAGTACAAGTGTCCCGTGGCTCAACTCGAACAAGA TGACCAG CGTGAAGGAGGGTGCCAACAAGGAGGTGCTGGGAATCCTGGTGTCCTACAGGGTCAAGGTGAAGCTGGTGGTGTCTCGAGGCGG ggATGTGTCTGTGGAGCTGCCTTTTGTTCTTATGCACCCCAAGCCCCGCGACCACACCCCCCTCCCCAGACCCCAGTCAG CCGCTCCGGAGACAGACGTCCCCGTGGACACCAACCTCATTGA
- the ARRB2 gene encoding beta-arrestin-2 isoform X10: protein MGEKPGTRVFKKSSPNCKLTVYLGKRDFVDHLDKVDPVDGVVLVDPDYLKDRKVFVTLTCAFRYGREDLDVLGLSFRKDLFIATYQAFPPVPNPPRPATRLQDRLLRKLGQHAHPFFFTVRMPLPSEGQGAGLGLSGVGIPQNLPCSVTLQPGPEDTGKACGVDFEIRAFCAKSLEEKSHKRNSVRLVIRKVQFAPEKPGPQPSAETTRHFLMSDRSLHLEASLDKELYYHGEPLNVNVHVTNNSTKTVKKIKVSVRQYADICLFSTAQYKCPVAQLEQDDQVSPSSTFCKVYTITPLLSDNREKRGLALDGKLKHEDTNLASSTIVKEGANKEVLGILVSYRVKVKLVVSRGGDVSVELPFVLMHPKPRDHTPLPRPQSAAPETDVPVDTNLIEFDTNYATDDDIVFEDFARLRLKGMKDDDYDDQLC from the exons ATGGGGGAGAAACCCGGGACCAG GGTCTTCAAGAAGTCGAGCCCTAACTGCAAG CTCACCGTGTACTTGGGCAAGCGGGACTTCGTAGATCACCTGGACAAGGTGGACCCTGTAG ATGGCGTGGTGCTTGTGGACCCTGACTACCTGAAGGACCGCAAAG TGTTTGTGACCCTCACCTGCGCCTTCCGCTATGGCCGTGAAGACCTGGATGTGCTGGGCTTGTCCTTCCGTAAAGACCTGTTCATCGCCACCTACCAGGCCTTCCCCCCGGTGCCCAACCCGCCCCGGCCTGCCACCCGCCTGCAGGACCGGCTGCTGAGGAAGCTTGGCCAGCATGCACACCCCTTCTTCTTCACCGTGAGGATGCCCCTGCCCTCTGAGGGccagggggctgggctgggactGTCTGGGGTGGGG ATACCCCAGAATCTTCCATGCTCTGTCACACTGCAGCCAGGACCAGAGGACACAGGGAAG GCCTGCGGCGTAGACTTTGAGATTCGAGCCTTCTGTGCTAAATCACTAGAGGAGAAAAGCCACAAAAG gaaCTCTGTGCGACTGGTGATCCGAAAGGTGCAGTTTGCCCCAGAGAAACCCGGCCCCCAGCCTTCAGCAGAAACCACACGCCACTTCCTCATGTCTGACCGGTCCCTGCACCTCGAGGCTTCCCTGGACAAGGAG CTGTACTACCATGGGGAGCCCCTCAATGTAAATGTCCACGTCACCAACAACTCCACCAAGACCGTCAAGAAGATCAAAGTCTCTG TGAGACAGTACGCCGACATCTGCCTCTTCAGCACCGCCCAGTACAAGTGTCCCGTGGCTCAACTCGAACAAGA TGACCAGGTATCTCCCAGCTCCACGTTCTGTAAGGTGTACACCATCACCCCGCTGCTCAGTGACAACCGGGAGAAGCGGGGTCTCGCCCTGGATGGGAAACTCAAACACGAGGACACCAACCTGGCTTCCAGCACCAT CGTGAAGGAGGGTGCCAACAAGGAGGTGCTGGGAATCCTGGTGTCCTACAGGGTCAAGGTGAAGCTGGTGGTGTCTCGAGGCGG ggATGTGTCTGTGGAGCTGCCTTTTGTTCTTATGCACCCCAAGCCCCGCGACCACACCCCCCTCCCCAGACCCCAGTCAG CCGCTCCGGAGACAGACGTCCCCGTGGACACCAACCTCATTGAATTTGATACCAA CTATGCCACAGATGATGACATTGTGTTTGAGGACTTTGCCCGGCTTCGGCTGAAGGGGATGAAGGATGACGACTATGATGACCAACTCTGCTAG
- the ARRB2 gene encoding beta-arrestin-2 isoform X13: MGEKPGTRVFKKSSPNCKLTVYLGKRDFVDHLDKVDPVVFVTLTCAFRYGREDLDVLGLSFRKDLFIATYQAFPPVPNPPRPATRLQDRLLRKLGQHAHPFFFTIPQNLPCSVTLQPGPEDTGKACGVDFEIRAFCAKSLEEKSHKRNSVRLVIRKVQFAPEKPGPQPSAETTRHFLMSDRSLHLEASLDKELYYHGEPLNVNVHVTNNSTKTVKKIKVSVRQYADICLFSTAQYKCPVAQLEQDDQVSPSSTFCKVYTITPLLSDNREKRGLALDGKLKHEDTNLASSTIVKEGANKEVLGILVSYRVKVKLVVSRGGDVSVELPFVLMHPKPRDHTPLPRPQSAPTPTPPLPIPPAAPETDVPVDTNLIEFDTNYATDDDIVFEDFARLRLKGMKDDDYDDQLC; the protein is encoded by the exons ATGGGGGAGAAACCCGGGACCAG GGTCTTCAAGAAGTCGAGCCCTAACTGCAAG CTCACCGTGTACTTGGGCAAGCGGGACTTCGTAGATCACCTGGACAAGGTGGACCCTGTAG TGTTTGTGACCCTCACCTGCGCCTTCCGCTATGGCCGTGAAGACCTGGATGTGCTGGGCTTGTCCTTCCGTAAAGACCTGTTCATCGCCACCTACCAGGCCTTCCCCCCGGTGCCCAACCCGCCCCGGCCTGCCACCCGCCTGCAGGACCGGCTGCTGAGGAAGCTTGGCCAGCATGCACACCCCTTCTTCTTCACC ATACCCCAGAATCTTCCATGCTCTGTCACACTGCAGCCAGGACCAGAGGACACAGGGAAG GCCTGCGGCGTAGACTTTGAGATTCGAGCCTTCTGTGCTAAATCACTAGAGGAGAAAAGCCACAAAAG gaaCTCTGTGCGACTGGTGATCCGAAAGGTGCAGTTTGCCCCAGAGAAACCCGGCCCCCAGCCTTCAGCAGAAACCACACGCCACTTCCTCATGTCTGACCGGTCCCTGCACCTCGAGGCTTCCCTGGACAAGGAG CTGTACTACCATGGGGAGCCCCTCAATGTAAATGTCCACGTCACCAACAACTCCACCAAGACCGTCAAGAAGATCAAAGTCTCTG TGAGACAGTACGCCGACATCTGCCTCTTCAGCACCGCCCAGTACAAGTGTCCCGTGGCTCAACTCGAACAAGA TGACCAGGTATCTCCCAGCTCCACGTTCTGTAAGGTGTACACCATCACCCCGCTGCTCAGTGACAACCGGGAGAAGCGGGGTCTCGCCCTGGATGGGAAACTCAAACACGAGGACACCAACCTGGCTTCCAGCACCAT CGTGAAGGAGGGTGCCAACAAGGAGGTGCTGGGAATCCTGGTGTCCTACAGGGTCAAGGTGAAGCTGGTGGTGTCTCGAGGCGG ggATGTGTCTGTGGAGCTGCCTTTTGTTCTTATGCACCCCAAGCCCCGCGACCACACCCCCCTCCCCAGACCCCAGTCAG cacccacccccacaccccctcTTCCCATCCCCCCAGCCGCTCCGGAGACAGACGTCCCCGTGGACACCAACCTCATTGAATTTGATACCAA CTATGCCACAGATGATGACATTGTGTTTGAGGACTTTGCCCGGCTTCGGCTGAAGGGGATGAAGGATGACGACTATGATGACCAACTCTGCTAG
- the ARRB2 gene encoding beta-arrestin-2 isoform X14, with product MGEKPGTRVFKKSSPNCKLTVYLGKRDFVDHLDKVDPVVFVTLTCAFRYGREDLDVLGLSFRKDLFIATYQAFPPVPNPPRPATRLQDRLLRKLGQHAHPFFFTIPQNLPCSVTLQPGPEDTGKACGVDFEIRAFCAKSLEEKSHKRNSVRLVIRKVQFAPEKPGPQPSAETTRHFLMSDRSLHLEASLDKELYYHGEPLNVNVHVTNNSTKTVKKIKVSVRQYADICLFSTAQYKCPVAQLEQDDQVSPSSTFCKVYTITPLLSDNREKRGLALDGKLKHEDTNLASSTIVKEGANKEVLGILVSYRVKVKLVVSRGGDVSVELPFVLMHPKPRDHTPLPRPQSAAPETDVPVDTNLIEFDTNYATDDDIVFEDFARLRLKGMKDDDYDDQLC from the exons ATGGGGGAGAAACCCGGGACCAG GGTCTTCAAGAAGTCGAGCCCTAACTGCAAG CTCACCGTGTACTTGGGCAAGCGGGACTTCGTAGATCACCTGGACAAGGTGGACCCTGTAG TGTTTGTGACCCTCACCTGCGCCTTCCGCTATGGCCGTGAAGACCTGGATGTGCTGGGCTTGTCCTTCCGTAAAGACCTGTTCATCGCCACCTACCAGGCCTTCCCCCCGGTGCCCAACCCGCCCCGGCCTGCCACCCGCCTGCAGGACCGGCTGCTGAGGAAGCTTGGCCAGCATGCACACCCCTTCTTCTTCACC ATACCCCAGAATCTTCCATGCTCTGTCACACTGCAGCCAGGACCAGAGGACACAGGGAAG GCCTGCGGCGTAGACTTTGAGATTCGAGCCTTCTGTGCTAAATCACTAGAGGAGAAAAGCCACAAAAG gaaCTCTGTGCGACTGGTGATCCGAAAGGTGCAGTTTGCCCCAGAGAAACCCGGCCCCCAGCCTTCAGCAGAAACCACACGCCACTTCCTCATGTCTGACCGGTCCCTGCACCTCGAGGCTTCCCTGGACAAGGAG CTGTACTACCATGGGGAGCCCCTCAATGTAAATGTCCACGTCACCAACAACTCCACCAAGACCGTCAAGAAGATCAAAGTCTCTG TGAGACAGTACGCCGACATCTGCCTCTTCAGCACCGCCCAGTACAAGTGTCCCGTGGCTCAACTCGAACAAGA TGACCAGGTATCTCCCAGCTCCACGTTCTGTAAGGTGTACACCATCACCCCGCTGCTCAGTGACAACCGGGAGAAGCGGGGTCTCGCCCTGGATGGGAAACTCAAACACGAGGACACCAACCTGGCTTCCAGCACCAT CGTGAAGGAGGGTGCCAACAAGGAGGTGCTGGGAATCCTGGTGTCCTACAGGGTCAAGGTGAAGCTGGTGGTGTCTCGAGGCGG ggATGTGTCTGTGGAGCTGCCTTTTGTTCTTATGCACCCCAAGCCCCGCGACCACACCCCCCTCCCCAGACCCCAGTCAG CCGCTCCGGAGACAGACGTCCCCGTGGACACCAACCTCATTGAATTTGATACCAA CTATGCCACAGATGATGACATTGTGTTTGAGGACTTTGCCCGGCTTCGGCTGAAGGGGATGAAGGATGACGACTATGATGACCAACTCTGCTAG
- the ARRB2 gene encoding beta-arrestin-2 isoform X12, with protein sequence MGEKPGTRVFKKSSPNCKLTVYLGKRDFVDHLDKVDPVDGVVLVDPDYLKDRKVFVTLTCAFRYGREDLDVLGLSFRKDLFIATYQAFPPVPNPPRPATRLQDRLLRKLGQHAHPFFFTIPQNLPCSVTLQPGPEDTGKACGVDFEIRAFCAKSLEEKSHKRNSVRLVIRKVQFAPEKPGPQPSAETTRHFLMSDRSLHLEASLDKELYYHGEPLNVNVHVTNNSTKTVKKIKVSVRQYADICLFSTAQYKCPVAQLEQDDQVSPSSTFCKVYTITPLLSDNREKRGLALDGKLKHEDTNLASSTIVKEGANKEVLGILVSYRVKVKLVVSRGGDVSVELPFVLMHPKPRDHTPLPRPQSAAPETDVPVDTNLIEFDTNYATDDDIVFEDFARLRLKGMKDDDYDDQLC encoded by the exons ATGGGGGAGAAACCCGGGACCAG GGTCTTCAAGAAGTCGAGCCCTAACTGCAAG CTCACCGTGTACTTGGGCAAGCGGGACTTCGTAGATCACCTGGACAAGGTGGACCCTGTAG ATGGCGTGGTGCTTGTGGACCCTGACTACCTGAAGGACCGCAAAG TGTTTGTGACCCTCACCTGCGCCTTCCGCTATGGCCGTGAAGACCTGGATGTGCTGGGCTTGTCCTTCCGTAAAGACCTGTTCATCGCCACCTACCAGGCCTTCCCCCCGGTGCCCAACCCGCCCCGGCCTGCCACCCGCCTGCAGGACCGGCTGCTGAGGAAGCTTGGCCAGCATGCACACCCCTTCTTCTTCACC ATACCCCAGAATCTTCCATGCTCTGTCACACTGCAGCCAGGACCAGAGGACACAGGGAAG GCCTGCGGCGTAGACTTTGAGATTCGAGCCTTCTGTGCTAAATCACTAGAGGAGAAAAGCCACAAAAG gaaCTCTGTGCGACTGGTGATCCGAAAGGTGCAGTTTGCCCCAGAGAAACCCGGCCCCCAGCCTTCAGCAGAAACCACACGCCACTTCCTCATGTCTGACCGGTCCCTGCACCTCGAGGCTTCCCTGGACAAGGAG CTGTACTACCATGGGGAGCCCCTCAATGTAAATGTCCACGTCACCAACAACTCCACCAAGACCGTCAAGAAGATCAAAGTCTCTG TGAGACAGTACGCCGACATCTGCCTCTTCAGCACCGCCCAGTACAAGTGTCCCGTGGCTCAACTCGAACAAGA TGACCAGGTATCTCCCAGCTCCACGTTCTGTAAGGTGTACACCATCACCCCGCTGCTCAGTGACAACCGGGAGAAGCGGGGTCTCGCCCTGGATGGGAAACTCAAACACGAGGACACCAACCTGGCTTCCAGCACCAT CGTGAAGGAGGGTGCCAACAAGGAGGTGCTGGGAATCCTGGTGTCCTACAGGGTCAAGGTGAAGCTGGTGGTGTCTCGAGGCGG ggATGTGTCTGTGGAGCTGCCTTTTGTTCTTATGCACCCCAAGCCCCGCGACCACACCCCCCTCCCCAGACCCCAGTCAG CCGCTCCGGAGACAGACGTCCCCGTGGACACCAACCTCATTGAATTTGATACCAA CTATGCCACAGATGATGACATTGTGTTTGAGGACTTTGCCCGGCTTCGGCTGAAGGGGATGAAGGATGACGACTATGATGACCAACTCTGCTAG
- the ARRB2 gene encoding beta-arrestin-2 isoform X11, which translates to MGEKPGTRVFKKSSPNCKLTVYLGKRDFVDHLDKVDPVDGVVLVDPDYLKDRKVFVTLTCAFRYGREDLDVLGLSFRKDLFIATYQAFPPVPNPPRPATRLQDRLLRKLGQHAHPFFFTIPQNLPCSVTLQPGPEDTGKACGVDFEIRAFCAKSLEEKSHKRNSVRLVIRKVQFAPEKPGPQPSAETTRHFLMSDRSLHLEASLDKELYYHGEPLNVNVHVTNNSTKTVKKIKVSVRQYADICLFSTAQYKCPVAQLEQDDQVSPSSTFCKVYTITPLLSDNREKRGLALDGKLKHEDTNLASSTIVKEGANKEVLGILVSYRVKVKLVVSRGGDVSVELPFVLMHPKPRDHTPLPRPQSAPTPTPPLPIPPAAPETDVPVDTNLIEFDTNYATDDDIVFEDFARLRLKGMKDDDYDDQLC; encoded by the exons ATGGGGGAGAAACCCGGGACCAG GGTCTTCAAGAAGTCGAGCCCTAACTGCAAG CTCACCGTGTACTTGGGCAAGCGGGACTTCGTAGATCACCTGGACAAGGTGGACCCTGTAG ATGGCGTGGTGCTTGTGGACCCTGACTACCTGAAGGACCGCAAAG TGTTTGTGACCCTCACCTGCGCCTTCCGCTATGGCCGTGAAGACCTGGATGTGCTGGGCTTGTCCTTCCGTAAAGACCTGTTCATCGCCACCTACCAGGCCTTCCCCCCGGTGCCCAACCCGCCCCGGCCTGCCACCCGCCTGCAGGACCGGCTGCTGAGGAAGCTTGGCCAGCATGCACACCCCTTCTTCTTCACC ATACCCCAGAATCTTCCATGCTCTGTCACACTGCAGCCAGGACCAGAGGACACAGGGAAG GCCTGCGGCGTAGACTTTGAGATTCGAGCCTTCTGTGCTAAATCACTAGAGGAGAAAAGCCACAAAAG gaaCTCTGTGCGACTGGTGATCCGAAAGGTGCAGTTTGCCCCAGAGAAACCCGGCCCCCAGCCTTCAGCAGAAACCACACGCCACTTCCTCATGTCTGACCGGTCCCTGCACCTCGAGGCTTCCCTGGACAAGGAG CTGTACTACCATGGGGAGCCCCTCAATGTAAATGTCCACGTCACCAACAACTCCACCAAGACCGTCAAGAAGATCAAAGTCTCTG TGAGACAGTACGCCGACATCTGCCTCTTCAGCACCGCCCAGTACAAGTGTCCCGTGGCTCAACTCGAACAAGA TGACCAGGTATCTCCCAGCTCCACGTTCTGTAAGGTGTACACCATCACCCCGCTGCTCAGTGACAACCGGGAGAAGCGGGGTCTCGCCCTGGATGGGAAACTCAAACACGAGGACACCAACCTGGCTTCCAGCACCAT CGTGAAGGAGGGTGCCAACAAGGAGGTGCTGGGAATCCTGGTGTCCTACAGGGTCAAGGTGAAGCTGGTGGTGTCTCGAGGCGG ggATGTGTCTGTGGAGCTGCCTTTTGTTCTTATGCACCCCAAGCCCCGCGACCACACCCCCCTCCCCAGACCCCAGTCAG cacccacccccacaccccctcTTCCCATCCCCCCAGCCGCTCCGGAGACAGACGTCCCCGTGGACACCAACCTCATTGAATTTGATACCAA CTATGCCACAGATGATGACATTGTGTTTGAGGACTTTGCCCGGCTTCGGCTGAAGGGGATGAAGGATGACGACTATGATGACCAACTCTGCTAG
- the ARRB2 gene encoding beta-arrestin-2 isoform X4 produces MGEKPGTRVFKKSSPNCKPLAAEAAQPEPATGWVGQAWVPKQITEEAARSKPCACSPPRAQPKLTVYLGKRDFVDHLDKVDPVDGVVLVDPDYLKDRKVFVTLTCAFRYGREDLDVLGLSFRKDLFIATYQAFPPVPNPPRPATRLQDRLLRKLGQHAHPFFFTIPQNLPCSVTLQPGPEDTGKACGVDFEIRAFCAKSLEEKSHKRNSVRLVIRKVQFAPEKPGPQPSAETTRHFLMSDRSLHLEASLDKELYYHGEPLNVNVHVTNNSTKTVKKIKVSVRQYADICLFSTAQYKCPVAQLEQDDQVSPSSTFCKVYTITPLLSDNREKRGLALDGKLKHEDTNLASSTIVKEGANKEVLGILVSYRVKVKLVVSRGGDVSVELPFVLMHPKPRDHTPLPRPQSAPTPTPPLPIPPAAPETDVPVDTNLIEFDTNYATDDDIVFEDFARLRLKGMKDDDYDDQLC; encoded by the exons ATGGGGGAGAAACCCGGGACCAG GGTCTTCAAGAAGTCGAGCCCTAACTGCAAG CCCCTTGCCGCAGAGGCTGCTCAGCCTGAGCCAGCCACAGGCTGGGTGGGGCAGGCCTGGGTCCCCAAGCAGATCACAGAGGAGGCGGCCAGAAGCAagccatgtgcctgtagccctCCTAGGGCCCAACCCAAG CTCACCGTGTACTTGGGCAAGCGGGACTTCGTAGATCACCTGGACAAGGTGGACCCTGTAG ATGGCGTGGTGCTTGTGGACCCTGACTACCTGAAGGACCGCAAAG TGTTTGTGACCCTCACCTGCGCCTTCCGCTATGGCCGTGAAGACCTGGATGTGCTGGGCTTGTCCTTCCGTAAAGACCTGTTCATCGCCACCTACCAGGCCTTCCCCCCGGTGCCCAACCCGCCCCGGCCTGCCACCCGCCTGCAGGACCGGCTGCTGAGGAAGCTTGGCCAGCATGCACACCCCTTCTTCTTCACC ATACCCCAGAATCTTCCATGCTCTGTCACACTGCAGCCAGGACCAGAGGACACAGGGAAG GCCTGCGGCGTAGACTTTGAGATTCGAGCCTTCTGTGCTAAATCACTAGAGGAGAAAAGCCACAAAAG gaaCTCTGTGCGACTGGTGATCCGAAAGGTGCAGTTTGCCCCAGAGAAACCCGGCCCCCAGCCTTCAGCAGAAACCACACGCCACTTCCTCATGTCTGACCGGTCCCTGCACCTCGAGGCTTCCCTGGACAAGGAG CTGTACTACCATGGGGAGCCCCTCAATGTAAATGTCCACGTCACCAACAACTCCACCAAGACCGTCAAGAAGATCAAAGTCTCTG TGAGACAGTACGCCGACATCTGCCTCTTCAGCACCGCCCAGTACAAGTGTCCCGTGGCTCAACTCGAACAAGA TGACCAGGTATCTCCCAGCTCCACGTTCTGTAAGGTGTACACCATCACCCCGCTGCTCAGTGACAACCGGGAGAAGCGGGGTCTCGCCCTGGATGGGAAACTCAAACACGAGGACACCAACCTGGCTTCCAGCACCAT CGTGAAGGAGGGTGCCAACAAGGAGGTGCTGGGAATCCTGGTGTCCTACAGGGTCAAGGTGAAGCTGGTGGTGTCTCGAGGCGG ggATGTGTCTGTGGAGCTGCCTTTTGTTCTTATGCACCCCAAGCCCCGCGACCACACCCCCCTCCCCAGACCCCAGTCAG cacccacccccacaccccctcTTCCCATCCCCCCAGCCGCTCCGGAGACAGACGTCCCCGTGGACACCAACCTCATTGAATTTGATACCAA CTATGCCACAGATGATGACATTGTGTTTGAGGACTTTGCCCGGCTTCGGCTGAAGGGGATGAAGGATGACGACTATGATGACCAACTCTGCTAG
- the ARRB2 gene encoding beta-arrestin-2 isoform X6: MGEKPGTRVFKKSSPNCKPLAAEAAQPEPATGWVGQAWVPKQITEEAARSKPCACSPPRAQPKLTVYLGKRDFVDHLDKVDPVDGVVLVDPDYLKDRKVFVTLTCAFRYGREDLDVLGLSFRKDLFIATYQAFPPVPNPPRPATRLQDRLLRKLGQHAHPFFFTIPQNLPCSVTLQPGPEDTGKACGVDFEIRAFCAKSLEEKSHKRNSVRLVIRKVQFAPEKPGPQPSAETTRHFLMSDRSLHLEASLDKELYYHGEPLNVNVHVTNNSTKTVKKIKVSVRQYADICLFSTAQYKCPVAQLEQDDQVSPSSTFCKVYTITPLLSDNREKRGLALDGKLKHEDTNLASSTIVKEGANKEVLGILVSYRVKVKLVVSRGGDVSVELPFVLMHPKPRDHTPLPRPQSAAPETDVPVDTNLIEFDTNYATDDDIVFEDFARLRLKGMKDDDYDDQLC, encoded by the exons ATGGGGGAGAAACCCGGGACCAG GGTCTTCAAGAAGTCGAGCCCTAACTGCAAG CCCCTTGCCGCAGAGGCTGCTCAGCCTGAGCCAGCCACAGGCTGGGTGGGGCAGGCCTGGGTCCCCAAGCAGATCACAGAGGAGGCGGCCAGAAGCAagccatgtgcctgtagccctCCTAGGGCCCAACCCAAG CTCACCGTGTACTTGGGCAAGCGGGACTTCGTAGATCACCTGGACAAGGTGGACCCTGTAG ATGGCGTGGTGCTTGTGGACCCTGACTACCTGAAGGACCGCAAAG TGTTTGTGACCCTCACCTGCGCCTTCCGCTATGGCCGTGAAGACCTGGATGTGCTGGGCTTGTCCTTCCGTAAAGACCTGTTCATCGCCACCTACCAGGCCTTCCCCCCGGTGCCCAACCCGCCCCGGCCTGCCACCCGCCTGCAGGACCGGCTGCTGAGGAAGCTTGGCCAGCATGCACACCCCTTCTTCTTCACC ATACCCCAGAATCTTCCATGCTCTGTCACACTGCAGCCAGGACCAGAGGACACAGGGAAG GCCTGCGGCGTAGACTTTGAGATTCGAGCCTTCTGTGCTAAATCACTAGAGGAGAAAAGCCACAAAAG gaaCTCTGTGCGACTGGTGATCCGAAAGGTGCAGTTTGCCCCAGAGAAACCCGGCCCCCAGCCTTCAGCAGAAACCACACGCCACTTCCTCATGTCTGACCGGTCCCTGCACCTCGAGGCTTCCCTGGACAAGGAG CTGTACTACCATGGGGAGCCCCTCAATGTAAATGTCCACGTCACCAACAACTCCACCAAGACCGTCAAGAAGATCAAAGTCTCTG TGAGACAGTACGCCGACATCTGCCTCTTCAGCACCGCCCAGTACAAGTGTCCCGTGGCTCAACTCGAACAAGA TGACCAGGTATCTCCCAGCTCCACGTTCTGTAAGGTGTACACCATCACCCCGCTGCTCAGTGACAACCGGGAGAAGCGGGGTCTCGCCCTGGATGGGAAACTCAAACACGAGGACACCAACCTGGCTTCCAGCACCAT CGTGAAGGAGGGTGCCAACAAGGAGGTGCTGGGAATCCTGGTGTCCTACAGGGTCAAGGTGAAGCTGGTGGTGTCTCGAGGCGG ggATGTGTCTGTGGAGCTGCCTTTTGTTCTTATGCACCCCAAGCCCCGCGACCACACCCCCCTCCCCAGACCCCAGTCAG CCGCTCCGGAGACAGACGTCCCCGTGGACACCAACCTCATTGAATTTGATACCAA CTATGCCACAGATGATGACATTGTGTTTGAGGACTTTGCCCGGCTTCGGCTGAAGGGGATGAAGGATGACGACTATGATGACCAACTCTGCTAG